Part of the Paenibacillus aurantius genome, GTGGAAAGCCAAATAAATGACCAGTGGCAGCAGGTCCTAGCGGCCATCCAAACCAAATTAAGCAAACCCAGCTTCGATACCTGGCTCAAATCCACTAAAGCCAGCGTCTTTACCGATTCCCTCCTTATCATCTGCGCTCCCAACAATTTCGCCAAAGAATGGCTGGAGACGCGCTACGCCAAAATGATCGGCTCCACGGTTTACGAATGCCTGGACAAGAATGTGGAGGTCCAGTTCGTTCTGGAGGAGGACCTTCCGCCCGCCGCCCATACGCCTCCCGTTCCGGCACCGAGGCCGGCGGTTCAGCAGGAAGAGCCGTTTATGAGCATGATGAACCCCCGCTATACCTTCGATACGTTCGTTATCGGGTCGGGCAACCGGTTTGCCCATGCGGCCTCGCTAGCCGTCGCCGAAGCGCCGGCCAAAGCCTACAATCCGCTTTTCCTCTATGGAGGAGTGGGACTCGGCAAAACGCATCTGATGCATGCGATCGGCCATTATGTGCTGGAGCACAATCCGGCTGCCCGGGTGCTCTACATTTCCTCCGAGAAATTTACGAACGAGTTCATCAATGCGATCCGGGACAACCGCGGGGAGAATTTCCGCAACAAGTACCGCAACATCGACGTGCTGCTCATTGACGATATTCAGTTTCTGGCGGGCAAGGAGCAGACGCAGGAAGAGTTCTTCCATACGTTTAACGCGCTGCATGAGGAACGAAAGCAGATTATTATCTCCAGCGACCGGCAGCCGAAGGAGATTCCGACCCTGGAGGAACGGCTCCGATCCCGGTTTGAATGGGGATTGATTACCGATATTCAGCCGCCGGATCTGGAGACGCGGATTGCGATTCTGCGGAAGAAGGCGAAAGCGGAAAATTTGGAGATATCGAACGAGGCTCTGGTGTACATAGCCAACCAGATCGACACGAACATCCGTGAGCTGGAAGGCGCTTTAATCCGGGTAGTCGCCTATTCTTCTCTTATCAACGAGGACATTTCCGTTCCGCTTGCCGCGGACGCCCTGAAGGATATTATTCCGTCCAACCGGCCGAAGGTCATCACGATCCAGGACATCCAGCAGAAGGTCGGGGAGTTTTACGGTTTGCGCCTGGAGGAATTCAAAGCCCGCAAGCGAACCAAAGCTGTCGCCTTTCCGAGGCAGGTCGCCATGTACCTCTCCCGGGAGCTGACGGACTATTCCCTTCCCAAGATCGGGGAGGCGTTCGGGGGGCGGGACCATACGACTGTCATCCACGCCCACGACAAGATCAGCATGACCCTCAAGCAGGATCAAGACCTGCTCAAAATTATCCACAACATCACCGATAAAATAAAAAATCCCGGTTAACAACGAACCGTGAATAACTTCAAGCCTATGCACAATCTATTAACATGTGGATAGGCTTGATCTATGCTGGTCTTGTCCACCTATCCACATATTCAGGCCCCCTACTGCTATTACTAATAAAAAAATATATAATATAAAGGGGAAACTCGGCTTTCGCCTTCTTTCCTTTTGGGCCGTCCGCTCGACGTCTTCCCTCTAAAGGTATGAGGTTTGCCATCCATATAGAACCAGGAGTGAAACCATGAAACTTAAAATATTGAAATCCTATCTGAATGAATCCATCCAGCATGTGTCGAAAGCCATCTCCAGCCGGACCACCATTCCCATCCTGAGCGGGATCAAGCTGGATGCGTCTCCGAACGGGCTTACCCTTACGGCGAGCGATACCGACATTTCCATCCAGTCGTTTATTCCGGCGGAAACCGACGGCAAGCAGATCATTCAGCTCTCGGAAAAAGGCAGCATCGTCCTTCCCGCCAAGTTCTTTGTCGAAATCATCCGGAAGCTCCCGGCGGAAGATGTCGAAATCGAGGTCCGTCCTCCGTTTCAAGCCACCCTCCGTTCCGGCACGTCGGAGATTCAGATGGTCGGGCTCGATCCGGAAGAATATCCTCACCTGCCCAAAGTGGAAGAGAGAAAGGTCATCTCCATCGCCAGCGACCTTCTCAAAACGATGATTCGCCAAACGTCCTTTGCCGTGTCGACAAGCGAAACGACGCCTATCCTGACCGGTGTGCTCTGGACCCTCACCAACA contains:
- the dnaA gene encoding chromosomal replication initiator protein DnaA, producing the protein MESQINDQWQQVLAAIQTKLSKPSFDTWLKSTKASVFTDSLLIICAPNNFAKEWLETRYAKMIGSTVYECLDKNVEVQFVLEEDLPPAAHTPPVPAPRPAVQQEEPFMSMMNPRYTFDTFVIGSGNRFAHAASLAVAEAPAKAYNPLFLYGGVGLGKTHLMHAIGHYVLEHNPAARVLYISSEKFTNEFINAIRDNRGENFRNKYRNIDVLLIDDIQFLAGKEQTQEEFFHTFNALHEERKQIIISSDRQPKEIPTLEERLRSRFEWGLITDIQPPDLETRIAILRKKAKAENLEISNEALVYIANQIDTNIRELEGALIRVVAYSSLINEDISVPLAADALKDIIPSNRPKVITIQDIQQKVGEFYGLRLEEFKARKRTKAVAFPRQVAMYLSRELTDYSLPKIGEAFGGRDHTTVIHAHDKISMTLKQDQDLLKIIHNITDKIKNPG